In Fusarium oxysporum Fo47 chromosome IX, complete sequence, the following proteins share a genomic window:
- a CDS encoding phospholipase, patatin family protein, giving the protein DGGGIRGLSSLIILKYLMKRVRPDNPPKPCEYFDLIGGTSTGGLIAIMLGRLRMDVDTCIEKYGELSSRVFQPKRAGVNFLDKLKDFAKAEESIALAGDAQSRLLQIGPDPECRVFVCAFTNDLNVPVRLRSYSTADSVDSLSGSRCAIWEAARATSAAATFFDRIQVGRQYYVDGATGYNNPVEVVLEEANSIWPDALARIQCLVSIGTGVPDLRDFGDNLKGVFETVKEIATETEITQKRFLKNHVHLGVKGRYFRLNVNEGRLTGVGLDEHKKQGRIEIASEDYLEDPQTRTLVDEFLAVRAPLAHRTSETPGQ; this is encoded by the exons GATGGAGGAGGAATCCGGGGCCTATCATCCCTCATCATCCTGAAGTACCTAATGAAACGAGTCAGGCCGGACAACCCCCCCAAACCATGCGAATATTTCGACCTGATTGGAGGGACAAGCACTGGCGG ACTTATCGCTATCATGCTTGGTCGGCTCCGCATGGATGTAGACACCTGCATTGAAAAGTATGGCGAGCTTTCTTCGCGTGTGTTCCAACCGAAGCGGGCAGGAGTAAACTTCCTGGACAAATTGAAAGATTtcgccaaggctgaggaaAGTATCGCTCTGGCC GGCGATGCGCAGTCGAGGCTCCTTCAGATCGGCCCAGACCCCGAATGCAGAGT TTTTGTATGTGCCTTCACGAATGATCTCAACGTCCCTGTCCGACTCCGGTCCTATTCTACGGCAGACTCTGTCGATTCTCTTTCTGGATCACGCTGCGCCATCTGGGAGGCCGCACGAGCCACATCCGCCGCAGCCACATTCTTTGATCGGATCCAGGTCGGACGTCAATATTACGTTGATGGGGCCACAGGCTACAACAACCCAGTAGAAGTAGTTCTCGAAGAAGCCAATTCTATCTGGCCAGACGCACTGGCGAGAATCCAATGCCTCGTAAGCATCGGGACGGGGGTTCCAGACCTAAGGGACTTTGGCGACAACCTCAAGGGCGTATTCGAAACAGTGAAAGAGATCGCGACAGAAACAGAGATAACACAGAAGAGATTCTTGAAAAACCACGTTCATTTAGGCGTCAAGGGTCGTTACTTCCGGCTCAACGTCAATGAGGGCCGCCTTACGGGAGTTGGGTTGGACGAGCATAAGAAGCAGGGTAGAATAGAGATTGCGAGCGAAGATTATCTCGAGGATCCTCAAACCAGAACACTGGTCGATGAATTTCTTGCAGTTCGTGCACCGCTGGCACACAGAACAAGTGAGACCCCAGGTCAGTAA